The window CCAGCTGGAAATTAATTTCCAAAAGGGCGGCTAAAAAAGCGGAAAGAACGCCGTATCCGAAAACTTTCAATATCATCCGGTTGGATTCAGGATGGACATCTTCTCTCAAAAAAAACAAAAGCCAGACAATGCTGGGCAAGACTCCAAAAATAAAACAAATAAAATAAATCATTTTATTTCGGCCAGGATTCGATTATTAATAATTTCTTTTTGTTTTTTATAGGAAGCGATTGATAAATTTCTTCGGTAATAAAAGGCAAGAAAGGATGAAGCAGTTTTAAAGAATTTAACAAAACAAAAATAAGGACTTTTTGAGTGTTTATTTTTTCTTTCTGGGATTTGGTTTTTTCAATATAAATGTCGCAAAAATCATGCCAGAAAAAATCATAAAGCTTGTTTGCCGTTTTTCCGAATTGAAATTTGCCTAAATATTCATCGGTTGATTTTATCGTGAGATTCAGTTGTTTTATAATTTTTTTATCAGCCAAGGTCAGTTTTTTTGAATTTTTAATGCTTTCCAAATCTTTTATGTTGAACTTTAAATCTTTGATTTGCATTAAAACAAACCGGCTGGCGTTCCAAATTTTATTACAGAATTTTTTGGCCATTAAAATATTTTCTTCACTAAATTTAATATCCTGCCTGTCTGAGATCTGGAAAATTATTCCAAAGCGGGTGGCGTCCGAACCGTATTTGGTTATTAAATCCATCGGGTCAACTCCGGTACCCAAAGATTTTGACATTCTTTCTCCGGTTTTGGCAAAAACCGTGGGATTAATATAAATGTTTTCAAATGGAATTTTTTTCATAAATTCCATGCCCGAGAAAATCATTCTTACCACCCAAAGGTAGAGAATATCGGGAGCTGTAGCTAAAACCTGGGTAGGGAAGTAATCTTTTAAATCTTTTGTTTTTTCCGGCCAACCCAAAGTGGCAAAAGGCCATAAAGCCGAGGAAAACCAGGTATCTAAAACATCATTAGTTCCTTCAATGGGAATTTTATGGCCCCACCAGATTTGGCGGGAAATACACCAATCCCTAACATTTTTTAGCCAATTAAGATAATTTTTTTCCCATCTTTTGGGATGAAATTTAATTTTTCCATTTTTAATCGGCTCTTCCGCCAGCTTTGCCAACTCAGTCATTTTCAGAAACCATTGCTTTGAAGGCAGAAACTCAATCGTTGTTTTACAGCGATAACATTGAGGAACCGATACTGTATAATCTTCAATTTTTTCAATGAGATTTAATTGTTTCAAATCCTCGATTATTTTTTCCCGAGCTTCAAGAGCCGAAAGCCCTTGATATTTTTGAGGGGCCAAAGTTGTAATTTTTCTTTTTTCATCAATGACTTTTATGATTTCCAATTTATGCCTAAGCCCTATTTCGTAATCTTTTAAATCATGAGCCGGGGTAACCTTGACAGCTCCGGTTCCGAATTTTAAATCAACCAACCGGTCAACGATAATCGAGATTTCTTTTCCAACCAAGGGTAAAATTATTTTTTTATTGACCAGATTTTTATATCTTTCATCTTTGGGGTTGATAGCTACAGCCGTGTCGCCCAGCATGGTTTCCGGCCTTGTTGTGGCTACTGTAATAAAATCTCGGGAATCTTTAATCGGATATTTTATATACCAAAGCTTACCATTTTTGTTTTCTTTGTGTTCCAATTCCAAATCCGACAAGCTGGTTTGGCATCGCGGGCACCAATTAACTACCCGTTCTCCCTGATAAATCCAGCCCTTTTTTAAATAATTTGAAAAAGCAACTTTTACCGCCCGGACATAATTTTCGTCCATCGTGAATCTGGTTCTTGACCAATCGCAACTGCAGCCCAATTTTTTAAATTGATTGAGAATTGTGTCTCCGTATTTTTCTTTCCATTCCCAAATTCTCTCAATTAATTTTTCCCGGCCTAAGTCAAAGCGGGTCTTTCCTTCTTTTTTTAATTGTTTTTCCACCACGTTCTGGGTGGCGATTCCCGCATGGTCAATGCCGGGCAACCAAAGAGTTTTAAATCCCTGCATTCTTTTTTGGCGGATTAAAATATCCTGGCAGGTCGCGTTTAAGGCATGTCCCATATGCAGGGAGCCAGTTACATTTGGAGGGGGGATGGTAATACTGAAGGTTTTTTTTCGCTTGCCGGGCAGTTTATCGGGATTGAAAAAACCGGACTTTTCCCAAAGGTTATAAATTTTGTTTTCCGTTTGATTTGGGTCGTAAGCTGGTTCCATTTTTTTATTATATCTTTTTTTCTTGCTCTGGCGAATTAATCTGTTCTTAAATTAGCTCGAGCTTTAAGATTTTTCCAATGTTTCGACTTTTTTTCTGAAAAGTTAAAATAACCTTGAATCGCGGTCATTACCGCGTTGTCAGTGCAATAAACTGGTTCGGGAATCAATAATTTAGTTTTTGGCAAAGAATTTTCCACAGCTTTTTTTATTTGTTTTCTCAATTCTTGGTTAGATGCCACGCCTCCGCCCAAAAGAACGCTTTTTACCCTGAAATCCTTGGCTGCTTTTATGGTTTTTTTAATTAAAACATCGAAAATTGCTTGCTGGGTTTCAAAACAGAGTTGGCGGATATAATTTTTATCTTTTTTTATTTTTGAACTTCTTATTTTAAAATCATACAAAACCGCGGTTTTTAATCCTGAAAAACTGAAATCATAATTTTTGCTGTTTATCATCGGTCTTGGCAAATCAATTTGCAATTCGACACTTCGGCTGCGCTCAGTGTCGCCCTGAGCCTGTCGAAGGGTGTCATTTGCAATTTTCCATTCTTCAGCTTTTTTTTCAATAATAGGACCTCCGGGATATTCCAATCCCAGAATTCTGGCCACATTATCCAGGCATTCTACGGCCGCGTCGTCCCGGGTTTCCCCTAAGATTTTATAATCTTCAGTATCATTCATTAAAATTAACTGGGTATGGCCTCCGGAAACAACCAGAGCCAAAGCCGGAAAAAAATCCGAATTCGTTTTTAAATTAATTTTTTCTTCAATAAAATTGGCGAAAATATGACCTCTAACGTGGTTGACCGGAACAAGGGGTATCTTCCAAAAAAAAGATAAAGCTTTGGCCAGATTTATTCCTGTCCACAAACAAGGCTCCAAGCCGGGACCTTCAGTTACGGAAATTACGTCAATTTTTGGTTTTTTAATTTTTGGAACAAATTTTAAAAAACTATTAAGCAATTCCGGCTCTTTTTCCAGTATTTTATTTATTGTATTTATTTTTTTATTTTGGCATTCGATACTGAGGGTAGCCGAAGTATCGCCCTGAGTCTGTCGAAGGGTGCAATTTGCAATTTTCATAACTTTTTTTAAAATCGGAATCAGATTTTTTTGATGGGCTCTCATAGCCAAAACAGGGTAGACCCCGCCCCATTTTTTATGGATTTTTATTTGAGAAGAAATAATATTTGAAAGAATGTCAAAATAAACTCGATTTTTTCCTCGAGTTCTAATTATTGCCAAAGAAGTGTCATCGCAGGAAGTTTCAATAGATAAAATCATCATATTGATAAAATTTAGCAGGTTAAACGAAATTTATCAATTTATTCTTGATATTTTTTTATTTTTTAGATACAATAATTAACGTACTAAAGGCCCTATCGTCTAGTGGCCAGGACAGCAGGCTTTCAATCTGCTAACAGGGGTTCGATTCCCCTTAGGGCCACAAATTAAAAACCCGAGATATTCACATTCTCGGTTTTTTATTTTTGCAGAGTTTTATAGTATAATAACAAGAACAAACTAATAATAAAAAATATGTTTATATTTAAAAAACAAACAGAAGAAACAACTTATAATAATTTTAAAATTTTTAACAAAAATATTATAATTTTAGTTTCTTTTTTAATTTTAATTATTTTTTTGTTGATAATTTTTTCTTTATATTTTTTAAACAAAAATGAACAGAAAAAAACTATTCCGCCTATTTCGGAGGAAGAAAAAAACCAAACCCAAGCAATGCCCAAAATTAATGTTCCGGCAGTGCTTTATAATTTATTCGGGACTGTAGAAAAAATTGAAGAAGGGAAAATTATTTTTAAAGCCACAATTCCCCAGTTTGACGAAAATAATAAGGATATTTCAAGAAAGGAAACAAGAAAAATTATTTTAACTCCTTCTACGGAAATTAAATCTTTGGTTTTTTTATTGGATAAACTAACGGGCAAAACAATGCCTACTGAAGTAAAAATGAGCTTGGAAGATATTAAAATCGGGGACTACGTTGAGGTTGTTTCCAGCAAAGACATTAAAAATTCAGAAAGCTTTGAAGTAAAAAAAATTACAATTATAAATCGTTAAAAATTTTACATGAGAAATAAGAATATTTATTTTTTAATTTTTTTGGCAGTTTTTATATTTTTTCCAAAAGGCTCGGTCTTTGCCACCCCAGGGACACCCGTTATTAATGTTGAATGTCTTCCGGGTTCAACAACAGCCAAAGTAACTCTTACTTGGAGCCCGGGAGTTCCCGCTCCTTCTTACTTTTATATTGAAAGAAGAATAGCAGGAATTAACCCTTTTGTGATAATTGCCACCACCACCGGTACAATCTACGAAAATTTTCCGATTAATAGCGGTATAAGTTATAATTATAGAATTGGCGGAGGCGTTTTTTTCGGCACCTCTTCACCGGCAACCTCTACTCCGGTTTATTGCGCTCCTTTCATAAATAACATTTATTCTCCTCCTTGCCAGACCGATGGTCCCAGAATTAATTTTAGCTGGGTTGCGGCTACGGGTAATTTGTCTAAATACCAAATTTTTAGAAAAAAAGAAGGAGAATCTTCTTTTTCTCAGTTGCCAGGAGATATTCCTTCGACAACCTTATCTTTTAGCGACGGTCCCAATATTGAAGGGACAAAAAATTATTATTACATTGTTAAGGCTATTTGGCAGAACAATGCCAGTTCTACTTCTGATTCTAGCCTGCCAAAAGAGGCACCGACTTGCCCGGTTGATTTAAGCGTTTCCGCTAATTGTCTTGCTTTATCTCCGGGCGGGCCTCAGAATAATTTATCCTGGAATAATTTACTCGGAGTACAACAATATGATATTTATCGCAAAGCAATTGGCGAACCCGTTGAAAGTCGAATAGCAACTACTACTCAAAATTCATATTCAGATAAATTAGTTGAAACCCTGCCCAATGGTTATTACCTTGTCGGGGATAATTCTTATTATGTAAAAGCAGTTTGGCCCAGGGGGGACATGAAAGATTCTTTGACAAAACAACAAAGCACCATAGATTGTTCCCCGTTTTTAAGAGTAGAGGACAATTGCGAGGAAAAAAGCATGAGGCTTTTTTGGACGCGCGCCAAAGGAATTATAGGAAATATTCATTATACGATTTATGTGAATGGTTTTTGGCTTTTGCAACAAACGGAAAATACATACATTGACGCTGCTTCTTGTTCTGGAGGGGTGTGCAGTGTTTCTTATAGAGTTGAAGTTGTAGAGAATTTAAAAACCTCAGATAATGTTCCAAAAGATATGAATTGCACTGATCCTCCAGCTCCTCAACCTCCGCCCATCCTAGATATTCCCACGGCTGAGTGCAAAGGCAGTCCCCTAAAATCAGTAATAAGGAATTCCTGGTCAAGTTCCGCCAATGTTTCTTTTTATAAACTTTTAAGAGATGGAGAGATTATATCTCCGGGTCCCGGCGCTGAAACCTATTATGATGACTACGTTGGAGGCGGAGTAAACTATACTTATAGCGTAAGGGCTGTTAATACCGGAGGAGAAACTCCTTCTAGTAACCAAGTTAATAAAGACGCTGTTTCTTGTTTTTCTCCTTCCCCACCGCCGGTGGTTTCTTTATATGCTTCTTGCTCTGCAAGCGGTCTTCCGTTTATTGATATTTCCTGGGAAGGGTCAAGCAATGTTCGTGAATACGTAATTTATAAAGGCACCACAAGTGCAAACCTTGCTGTTTTGACAACGCTTGGTTCTGGCGCTTTAGTTCTTCCAGGCGGTGATATTAATGTCGCAACTTCAACTACTTATTACTATAAGGTGAGGGCTGAGGGCCCAATAGGCGTAAATCCTTCTGATTCTCTAATTGTTTCCACTACAAGCAAAAGTTGTTTGCCGACAGTTCCTTCTCTTTATTTGTTAAACAGTTGCGTCGGACAAGATCCCGTGATTGACCTTGGCTGGTCTACTAACCAGGAGAACACAAGCGCTTATCAAATTTTCCGGGACTTCGTTTTCATTCACCCCATTTCTTTCCCTTATATTACAACTTGGCAGGATGATACTGTTTCTCCTAAACAATTATATCAATACAGAGTTGACGCGATTGGTCCTCTGGGCCAAAGGTCCCAGAGTAATAGCACAACCACTACCAGTTGGTATTGCATGCCGCCGGATACTTTTTCATTACAAAATCCCAACGTTTACTGCAAAAATTCTTATATTTGGGCAAGTACTTCTTGGACAAATAGTCAATATGCCATTAGCTACGATTTGAACCGTTATTTATATAGCGGAAATACAATAATAGGAACAACCACTTTAAATGTTGGAGCCACAACAACTTTTATTGATAAAGGATTCGGCAACGCTTTAAAATTTAATGGAGGTACCGATAGAATTGAATTTGAACCCTCCGATTCTTTGAATAATTTCACTAAATTTTCAATAGAATTTTGGATAAAGCCCGAGTTTAAGGGCATTTCAGCTGTTTTGGGAACCACTGATCCTTGGAATAATGTCCTGGGTGGTTTTAATTTTTATCTAAGAAATGAACTAGACAAAGATTTTGCTTTTAATTTGGGCGGTGCGCAGTGGCGCCTCGGAAATTATACAGCCAATAATTGGTATCATATAATCGGCACTTATGACGAACGATATATGAGATTATACGTGAACGGTCAATATCTGGGTTATTTGAGCAAGGCCAGCTCAACTTTTCCTTATCCCATCCAAAATACCGCCCCTCTTACGATCGGAACAATACCAGGTCTCAGTAGTAACTTTATAGGGATAATAGACGAGGTAAGAATTTATGCCAACATGGTGACCACTTCTTTGGCTCTAGCGCACTACAATGGAGATTATTCGGGAGACGCTAATGGTTGCGGGTCAAGCGGAACACAAAATTGTGATTTAAGGGGTCTCTGGTATTTTGACGAAGGTGTGGGAACTATTGTAACCGACAGTTCTAATCATAATAATAACGGCACGATTATAGGTGCAACTTGGGTTCAGAGCGGGCCTCAGACTGAAACAAAATATGGCTGGCAGGCAATAGCTTATAGCAACGGCTCGATTCCTACTCTTTCCAATACAACGACCGCCATTACGACTCCGTCTTGTCCCCCTTCAAAGCCGGGCTTATTTTTAAGTTCAACATGTTCTCCGGGCCCGGGAATTAAGCTGGAATGGTCTTTTTCAATAAATGCTAATCAATACGATATTTGGCGGAGCACAGGCACAGCTCCCGCAGTTCAGATTAAAAGCATTCCAGCCATTAGTCCTTTATGGTGGATAGATTCGGGCTTGCAAACAGGAACCAATTATACTTATTTTATTAGAGCTATTGGAAACGGCGGCTCTGTTGACTCAGCCTCTTCATCTCAAATAGCCCCGATCTGTGACGTTCCTGAACCTCCTGAAAATGTTCTAGCCACCCCCAGCTGTATTGATTCTCTTCCCAGAATTCGTTTAAGCTGGGATGCATCTCCAAACGCTGATTACTATGAAATATTTAGAAACGGAGATTCTTATGCTTCAACTGGCGCTACTTCTATGTTTGACGACTATCCTAAAGTAAAAGTAGGAAAATATTATTCATATAGGGTAACGGCTCGAAATACCGGCGGAAGCAGTCTTCCTTCTGACGAAGCAACCACTTCTCTTGGTTATTGTTTGGCTTCAAAACCTTCTTTGTCTGTTTCAACTTATTGTTCTTCAACAAAACCCATTAATGAAATTAATTTTTTAGATTCGACCTTTTTTAACAGCAAAGAATATGCAATTTATCGCGCTTCTCCCAGCACTTCAATTACTACCATCTTAGCCACAGACACTGCTGCTTTAAAATTTAGCACTAATCCTATTACAGACATTATTACCTGCGGCCAAGATTCAAGTTTGAATATCGCCGATAAGCTTACGATTGAAGCTTGGATAAAACTTGAATCCATTAGTCCTTCGAAAGGTTTTGTATCCAAAGGAAATGGCTTATCAACTACTAATTATCAATTCGGAACAGGTTTTAGCGGGACACTTTTAAGATTTCGTTATGGGTCAACCAGCGAGGCTTATAAAGAGTCAATTCCTCACGGCTTTGCCATAAATAATTGGTATCATGTTGCGGTTACTGTTGATACCGTAAGTAATGTTCTTAAATTTTATGCATCTGGCACCTTATTAAGCACCACTACATTTACAGATCCTTTGCCGACAAACGAAGATTTTTTAATTATCGGCGATGGAATAGATACTCTTTTTAAAGGAAATATAGATGAGGTTAGGATTTATAACCGGATTTTAACCGCCGGCGAAATTTTACAGCATTATCAAAGGAATTATAGCGCAAAGGAAACAAATTTAAGGGGCCTCTGGCATTTTAATGAAGGGAGAGGACAAATAGCCAGGGACAGTTCAGGCTATGCAAACGACTGCGATATGACGCCCACAGATTATCGTGGAGCAGATTGGGAAGACCTTTCGCTTTCACCGACTGCCCCGACGTATTCTGTTTTAGATACGAGATTTTCTAATGAATATAAAGCGTTTAAATACGACAGCCAAAGTCTCCAATCAAGCACAACTTATTCTTATTGGATAGAGACAACGGGATATTCGGGCCCTTCCACTTCATCTATCTTAAAATCAATCACAACTTTAAATTGCGAATTTACTCCTTTAGCTCCGACAAACCTATCTTTAAATGCCAGTTGCGCTCAATATAAAGATCCTTTTAATGCCTTGTCTTGGAATGGTTCCGTTGGGGCTTTGTCTTATAATATTTATCGGTCAACCACTTCCGGTCCTGTTTCAACTTTTTATACTTACAATTCTCCTTTTTCAGACAATGGCAGTTTTGCTTTAGATTTTGCCGGAACAGCAACTAGTAACGTTATAATTACTGACCCCAGTTTTTTAGGCGGAGTGACAGATGGTTTGAAAGCCATATCCGTTGAATTCTGGATTTATTATGATTCCGGAGCATCGACAGACCGCGGCGTTTTACTTGATGATGGACTGGCATTTCATACTTTTCAAGTTTCAGCATTTTCTTTATCCGGGCCGGGCGGACAAAGCGGATATTTAGGCTATAATAAGACTTTAACTACAGGCGCGTGGCATCATTTTATGGGAACTTGGGATAGGGATCAGTTGGGCAATAACATGAAATTGTATGTTGACGGGGTGTTGGAAAGCGAACAGCCATATAATCCTGTTCCTCCAAATAATTATCTTTATTATGGGGACGCCCACTTAAGAATTAACGATGGCTGGCATGAGTATACTTCCATTGACGGAAAGGTTGATGAGCTAAGAATTTATAGCCGGGCATTGTCAACAGAAGAAGTTTTCGAACATTTTAAAGGAGTTTACAAAAACGAATCAGGACTTAAAGGAGCTTGGCACTTTGATGAAGCTACTGGGACTCAAATTTTAGATAGCTCGGGCAATAATAATCATGGTTCTATTGTGGGTCCCGGAGTTGTCTGGCTTGAAGCAACTAGTGGCGTGGCTTTCTTTACTTCAACAATTCACAGGCCTCCAATAGAAGAGCAAAAATCATATGATTATCAGGTTACAGCTCGCGGAGCGGGTACGGAAAGCCCTCCTGTGAGCGGGAGCATAACCAGTTCACTTTGCCAACCCTCGATAAAGAATTTTTCTATCACTTCTGATTGTTTATTTAATCCCACCAGCGGCCAGTTAGAACCTCGTTTTCATCTTGATTGGGACTCTGAAGATGATTCTTTCAGCATATTTAAACGTAGAACGGGAGATCCGAATCCGGCAGTTAATATCGCCACGATAACAGATACGGATTATTATGATATTGATCTTCTGAACATAGAAGGCACCGAGTATGAATACTATATTTCGGCTATAAACAATTTTTATGGGGAAACCGCTTATTCGGAAATTGAAACCTCTACAACTCCTTTGTGTTCAAACACCATTCAAACGCCGGACATAACTGAAGTTTTTCCCTATTGTCCTAGTTCCGGACCGGGAGCTAAGCCAAGAATAAGAGTTAAATGGGACCCTCTTCCTTTGAATCCTTTGGCTGTCCTTTATGAGGTTTGGCAGAAAAATGAAGACTGTTTAAGCTCTTCGGAGGTTTTTGAAATAGCTGGCACAACAACTAATAGATCCTTTCTAGATTCCTCTATTAACAACAGCGAATCTTATTGTTACAAGGTGAAGGCCTTTGATGTATTGAATAATTCTTCAACCTTTTCTTTATCAGAAGGCGCAATCACTGGCAATTGTGAGATTTTGAGTCCCGCTCCTGCTCCGTCCATTGCTTTAGATTTCTTGTCTGGTCCTTGGCGAGTCGGCAACCTTTATTTGCAAATTCGTTGGAATGATGTGTCCGGAGACACGGGATACAAAGTTTTTAGAAAATTACGCGGTGAAATATGGGGGGATAGAACTGCAGACGAGCAGAAGATAGCTGATTTGGTCAATCTGGGAGCAGAAAGCGATCCAATTTATTATCTAGAGACATATCCATTTTTTTTAGATGCTACGAATTATGATTATAGTGTTTCTGCTTGGAATATTAATGGTCCTGTTTATTCTAATAATTTGTCCGTTGATTTGCCTATAGCCCTTCCCGGACCATTTACTATTACCGGCCAGGACCTTGCTAATATTACAATATCGCTTTTCGATGAGCCGGCCACAACAGTGGCCAGCGGAAGGGATTTTTATACTTTTTACAGAGGGTCAGAATCGATAAAAGACTTGCCATATGATAGTGGTTGGGCTACTTTTACTGCTGGATGCGTTAATACAACTTCTTTATCTTGCATTGATTACCTTCCTATTCGTAGTCTTAATTGGTATATAGTAAGAGCACAGGCGCAGAATTGGTCTTCAATTTTTGAACCTAATCAGTACACCCCGTCAGATTCTATAAATTTGTTTGTTTTCGCTCCCAAGTGGAGGGAAATAAAACCCTGGTAAAATTTTGGGCAAAAAAAGCGAGATTGTAAAATCCCGCTTTTTTGTTAATATGATAAAAATGGAAGACAAAAATTATTTAAAAATTGGCCGGGCCATTGATATTGAAAATAAAAAACAAAGAACGCTTTATCGTTTTTTGGAAATTTTTCCGGGGTTTCTGTCTTGGTTGACTTTGATTTTGCTTTTTTTACTTTGTTGGAAAGAGCCTTTTTATGTCGCTATTTTCGCCATTTTTTTTGATTTGTTTTGGCTGGTCAGGGTAGTTTATCGGTCTTTTTTATTGAAATCCGGCTATAAGAAAATGAGAGAACACGAAAAAATTGACTGGCTGGATAAATTAGAAAATTTAAAATTAAAAAACTGGCAAGATTTTTACCATTTGATAGTTTTGCCCATGTATAAGGAACCCATAGAGATTGTCCGGGCGAGTTTTTTATCTTTGAAAAATTGCGATTATCCCAAAGACCGAATGATAGTGGTTTTAGCGCTTGAAGAAAGGGCCAGAAAAGACGTTTTAGAGATTTCAAATTTAATTGAAAAAGAATTCGGAAAAACTTTTTTTAAATTTTTAACAGTTTGGCACCCCGAGAACATTGAAGGGGAGATACCGGGCAAGGGGTCAAATGAAACTTGGGCCTCCAAATTCGTGAAAAAAGAAGTTATAGATTTTTTAAAAATTCCTTATGAAAATATTATTTTTTCTTCTTTTGATATTGATACGGTTGTTTTCCCAAAGTATTTCAGTTGTTTGGCTTATTATTATTTAACCGTCAAGGAGCCGACTCGAACCAGTTTTCAACCGATTCCTCTTTTTATAAATAATGTTTGGGAAGCATCCGTTCCATCGAGGATTTTTTCTTTTTCTTCAACTTTTTGGAACACGATGAACCAAGCTGGTCAGGATAATTTGATTACTTTTTCTTCCCATTCCATGAGCTTTAAAGCTTTAGTTGAGGTTGATTTTCGCCAGACCAATGTGGTTAGCGACGATTCCCGGATTTTCTGGCAGTGTTTTTTAAAGTTTGACGGCGATTACCGGGTTTGTCCCCTTTACTACCCAATATCCATGGATGCGGTGGTGGCAAAGAGTTATTTAAAAACTTTAATAGGTGTCTATAAACAACAAAGAAGATGGGCCTACGGCGTTATTGAAATTCCTTACCTTTTGTTCGGGTTTCTAAATAATAAAAAAATCTCCTTAAAAAAGAAGATTGCTTTCAGTCTAAGGGCCATTGAGGGCCATTGGTCTTGGGCAACCGCTAGTTTTATTATTTTCCTTGTGGGTTGGCTGCCTTTAGTTTTAGGAGGGAATGATTTTAATGTTACTCTTTTTTCCTATAACTTGCCTCGGGTTTTAAGCAATATTCTTACTTTTTCTATGATAAGCTTGGTCAGTTCGGCTTATTTCAGCATTCTTTTACTGCCTCCCAAGCCCCCCAGCTACGGAAAACACAAATATTTATTTTTCTTTTTAGAGTGGTTTGTGGTTCCCATTGTGATGATAGGATTTACCCCCTTGCCGGCCTTGGATGCCCAGACCCGATTGATGTTCGGGAAATATATGGGTTTTTTCCCTACGGAAAAAATGAGAAAATAATTATTCCAAATGGATTATTTTTTGAAATTCCCCCAGTTTTTTTGCCAAAAGCAGATGTTTTTTTAATTCCGGGTCAGAGTCCAAGAGGTCTTTGGCCTCTTTTCTTATTTTTTCAACTAAGAAAATATCTTTTAGGGCGGACATGGCTAAATCCGGGATTCCCCATTGGCGAGTTCCTAAAACGTTTCCCGGGCCCCTTATTTGAAGGTCTTTTTCCGATAATTCAAAGCCGTTGTTACACTTGACCAGAGCTTTCAATCTCAGTTTTGTTTTTTTTGCCGGAGAATCGGTAAACAAAAAACAAAAAGATTGGTAGAGAGACCTTCCGACCCGGCCTCGGAATTGGTGCAACTGGGCTAAGCCGAACCTTTCCGCTCCCTCAATCATCATCACGGTGGCTTCCGGAATATCCACTCCCACTTCCACAACAGAAGTGGAAACCAAAATTTGAATCTTCTTTTTTTTGAAATCCGCCATCACTTTTTCTTTTTCTCCAGAGCTTAGTTTTCCGTGAAGCATTCCCACTTTTAAATCCGGAAAAATTTTTTGGGATAACTTTTCATATTCTTCTTTGACCGCTTTGACTTCCGCCCAGTTCAAAAGCGCTTTATCTTTTTGGGTTAACAAAGATTCGGGAATTTTTTTCA is drawn from Candidatus Nealsonbacteria bacterium and contains these coding sequences:
- a CDS encoding glycosyltransferase family 2 protein, with amino-acid sequence MEDKNYLKIGRAIDIENKKQRTLYRFLEIFPGFLSWLTLILLFLLCWKEPFYVAIFAIFFDLFWLVRVVYRSFLLKSGYKKMREHEKIDWLDKLENLKLKNWQDFYHLIVLPMYKEPIEIVRASFLSLKNCDYPKDRMIVVLALEERARKDVLEISNLIEKEFGKTFFKFLTVWHPENIEGEIPGKGSNETWASKFVKKEVIDFLKIPYENIIFSSFDIDTVVFPKYFSCLAYYYLTVKEPTRTSFQPIPLFINNVWEASVPSRIFSFSSTFWNTMNQAGQDNLITFSSHSMSFKALVEVDFRQTNVVSDDSRIFWQCFLKFDGDYRVCPLYYPISMDAVVAKSYLKTLIGVYKQQRRWAYGVIEIPYLLFGFLNNKKISLKKKIAFSLRAIEGHWSWATASFIIFLVGWLPLVLGGNDFNVTLFSYNLPRVLSNILTFSMISLVSSAYFSILLLPPKPPSYGKHKYLFFFLEWFVVPIVMIGFTPLPALDAQTRLMFGKYMGFFPTEKMRK
- the valS gene encoding valine--tRNA ligase, encoding MEPAYDPNQTENKIYNLWEKSGFFNPDKLPGKRKKTFSITIPPPNVTGSLHMGHALNATCQDILIRQKRMQGFKTLWLPGIDHAGIATQNVVEKQLKKEGKTRFDLGREKLIERIWEWKEKYGDTILNQFKKLGCSCDWSRTRFTMDENYVRAVKVAFSNYLKKGWIYQGERVVNWCPRCQTSLSDLELEHKENKNGKLWYIKYPIKDSRDFITVATTRPETMLGDTAVAINPKDERYKNLVNKKIILPLVGKEISIIVDRLVDLKFGTGAVKVTPAHDLKDYEIGLRHKLEIIKVIDEKRKITTLAPQKYQGLSALEAREKIIEDLKQLNLIEKIEDYTVSVPQCYRCKTTIEFLPSKQWFLKMTELAKLAEEPIKNGKIKFHPKRWEKNYLNWLKNVRDWCISRQIWWGHKIPIEGTNDVLDTWFSSALWPFATLGWPEKTKDLKDYFPTQVLATAPDILYLWVVRMIFSGMEFMKKIPFENIYINPTVFAKTGERMSKSLGTGVDPMDLITKYGSDATRFGIIFQISDRQDIKFSEENILMAKKFCNKIWNASRFVLMQIKDLKFNIKDLESIKNSKKLTLADKKIIKQLNLTIKSTDEYLGKFQFGKTANKLYDFFWHDFCDIYIEKTKSQKEKINTQKVLIFVLLNSLKLLHPFLPFITEEIYQSLPIKNKKKLLIIESWPK
- the tsaD gene encoding tRNA (adenosine(37)-N6)-threonylcarbamoyltransferase complex transferase subunit TsaD, with amino-acid sequence MMILSIETSCDDTSLAIIRTRGKNRVYFDILSNIISSQIKIHKKWGGVYPVLAMRAHQKNLIPILKKVMKIANCTLRQTQGDTSATLSIECQNKKINTINKILEKEPELLNSFLKFVPKIKKPKIDVISVTEGPGLEPCLWTGINLAKALSFFWKIPLVPVNHVRGHIFANFIEEKINLKTNSDFFPALALVVSGGHTQLILMNDTEDYKILGETRDDAAVECLDNVARILGLEYPGGPIIEKKAEEWKIANDTLRQAQGDTERSRSVELQIDLPRPMINSKNYDFSFSGLKTAVLYDFKIRSSKIKKDKNYIRQLCFETQQAIFDVLIKKTIKAAKDFRVKSVLLGGGVASNQELRKQIKKAVENSLPKTKLLIPEPVYCTDNAVMTAIQGYFNFSEKKSKHWKNLKARANLRTD